One Gaiella occulta genomic region harbors:
- a CDS encoding pyridoxal phosphate-dependent aminotransferase: MGISPILRAQATYPFVRLNQAAAERRERGLEVLDFGMGDPREPTDPRIMRALRDGVRRRMGYPAAAGLPELREAIASWAGRRFGVALDPDRQVIPTLGSKEAIFSFAQVVLDVAGGRDTVVVTEPGYPVPGRGAEFAGARVVELPLLEAGGFLPDVDAVPAETWRRTALVWVNYPNNPTGATAPLAFYARLADLARAYGFVLACDEAYSELWFEEPPVSALQLADWSNVVSFNTLSKRSSMTGYRSGFVAGDPELVAALRQFRPNVGTAPQEFVQRASVVAWGDEEHVEQARAAYARKRALFLELFRRVGLRDAGGPSTMYLWVAVPHGETSQEFATTLLAHGVLVAPGSFLGPSGEGYVRFALVPTEDECARAVEILDDVFA; the protein is encoded by the coding sequence ATGGGCATCTCCCCCATCCTGCGCGCGCAGGCGACGTATCCGTTCGTGCGTCTCAACCAGGCGGCCGCCGAGCGCCGGGAGCGCGGCCTCGAGGTGCTCGACTTCGGCATGGGCGACCCGCGCGAGCCGACCGACCCGCGCATCATGCGGGCGCTCCGCGACGGCGTGCGCCGGCGCATGGGCTACCCCGCCGCCGCCGGGCTGCCCGAGCTGCGCGAGGCGATCGCCTCGTGGGCGGGACGCCGCTTCGGCGTCGCCCTCGATCCGGACCGCCAGGTGATCCCGACCCTCGGCTCGAAGGAGGCGATCTTCTCGTTCGCCCAGGTCGTCCTCGACGTCGCGGGCGGACGCGACACCGTGGTCGTCACGGAGCCCGGCTACCCGGTGCCGGGGCGCGGCGCCGAGTTCGCGGGCGCCCGTGTCGTCGAGCTCCCGCTCCTCGAGGCGGGCGGCTTCCTCCCGGACGTGGACGCCGTTCCCGCCGAGACGTGGCGGCGCACGGCGCTCGTGTGGGTCAACTACCCGAACAACCCGACGGGCGCCACGGCTCCACTCGCCTTCTACGCACGGCTCGCCGATCTTGCCCGCGCCTACGGGTTCGTGCTCGCCTGCGACGAGGCGTACAGCGAGCTGTGGTTCGAGGAGCCGCCGGTGTCCGCGCTGCAGCTGGCCGACTGGAGCAACGTCGTCTCCTTCAACACGCTGTCGAAGCGCTCGTCCATGACCGGCTATCGATCCGGCTTCGTCGCCGGCGATCCCGAGCTCGTCGCCGCTCTGAGGCAGTTCCGGCCCAACGTCGGCACCGCGCCGCAGGAGTTCGTGCAGCGCGCGTCGGTGGTCGCGTGGGGCGACGAGGAGCACGTGGAGCAGGCGCGCGCGGCGTACGCCCGTAAGCGCGCGCTGTTCCTCGAGCTGTTTCGCCGCGTCGGGCTCCGCGACGCCGGTGGCCCTTCGACGATGTACCTGTGGGTCGCCGTGCCGCATGGGGAGACGTCGCAGGAGTTCGCGACGACCCTGCTCGCGCACGGCGTCCTCGTCGCCCCCGGGTCGTTCCTCGGCCCGTCGGGTGAGGGATACGTCCGCTTCGCGCTCGTGCCCACCGAGGACGAGTGCGCGCGCGCCGTCGAGATCCTGGATGATGTGTTCGCATGA
- the dapE gene encoding succinyl-diaminopimelate desuccinylase has translation MAPLADRLAARTLELVDIPSESLHEAAIREHLLGLVPPPFAIEYAGEDAFLFARPRRPGVGLVLLVGHYDTVPAQGNLPGRIEGGAVHGAGATDMKGGVAVALELVRDLAQETPGRYDVGLLLFGKEELPAQHSPLPDLFERSRLVHEAELAVLLEPTDLTIQAGCLGNMSARLTFTGVSGHSARPWTAENAIAKAIDGLTPIARLERREAVVGGLPFYEVVTITRLEAGIADNVVPDRATATLNYRYAPDRSPQSAAEYLRALTPAGAALEITGDSPPAAVVTDAPAVRALRDAGDLMFAPKQAWTNVADFTARGLDAVNFGPGSTRYAHRRDELVEIAALARSYEILRRFITG, from the coding sequence ATGGCACCTCTCGCGGACAGGCTCGCCGCACGCACGCTCGAGCTCGTCGACATCCCGTCGGAGAGCCTGCACGAAGCCGCGATCCGCGAGCACCTGCTCGGGCTCGTGCCGCCGCCGTTCGCGATCGAGTATGCGGGTGAGGACGCCTTCCTGTTCGCGCGGCCACGCAGGCCCGGCGTGGGGCTCGTCCTCCTCGTCGGCCACTACGACACCGTGCCCGCGCAGGGCAACCTTCCCGGCCGGATCGAGGGCGGCGCCGTGCACGGCGCCGGCGCGACCGACATGAAGGGCGGGGTCGCGGTCGCGCTCGAGCTCGTCCGCGACCTCGCGCAGGAGACGCCGGGCCGCTACGACGTGGGGCTGCTGCTGTTCGGCAAGGAGGAGCTGCCGGCCCAGCACAGCCCGCTTCCCGACCTGTTCGAGCGCTCGCGGCTCGTCCACGAGGCCGAGCTCGCCGTCCTGCTCGAGCCGACCGACCTGACGATCCAGGCGGGCTGCCTCGGCAACATGAGCGCCCGGCTCACGTTCACGGGCGTCAGCGGCCACTCTGCACGCCCCTGGACGGCCGAGAACGCGATCGCGAAGGCGATCGACGGCCTGACGCCGATCGCGCGCCTCGAGCGCCGTGAGGCCGTCGTCGGCGGGCTTCCGTTTTACGAGGTGGTCACGATCACGAGGCTCGAGGCCGGCATCGCCGACAACGTCGTCCCCGACAGGGCCACTGCGACGCTCAACTACCGCTATGCCCCGGACCGCTCGCCGCAGAGCGCCGCGGAGTACCTGCGCGCGCTCACGCCTGCGGGTGCGGCGCTCGAGATCACGGGCGATTCCCCGCCTGCGGCGGTGGTCACGGACGCGCCCGCCGTGCGTGCGCTGCGCGACGCCGGCGATCTCATGTTCGCGCCGAAGCAGGCGTGGACGAACGTCGCCGACTTCACGGCCCGCGGCCTCGACGCCGTCAACTTCGGCCCCGGGTCGACGCGCTACGCGCACCGCCGCGACGAGCTCGTGGAGATCGCGGCGCTCGCGCGCTCCTACGAGATCCTCCGTCGCTTCATCACGGGGTAG
- the hflX gene encoding GTPase HflX, whose amino-acid sequence MTLHQPSPAPGAEPEHGFLLAVLPKGADAESELAELRELARTAGVVPVGEMVQHRDQPDRRSYVGKGKLAGLEDAFVASGADVLLVDGELEPTQQRTLENALDARVVDRTLLILDIFAQHAVSAEGKLQVELAQLEYQLPRMRGMWRHLERLGGGVGTRGPGESQLETDRRLARRRVSQLRERLRALRSQRAVRRKERSRSETPTVALAGYTNVGKSTLLNALTGADVSIENRLFETLDPTTRDFDHDGKRYLVTDTVGFIRRLPTQLVEGFASTLEETLVADLVLHVVDASLPEDAMHEQIAAVDAVLADIGGGELPVELVLNKADRLDPLARRRLANRFPQALQISAATGEGLDALRGRIADLFADRFEDVRLLVPYDEGRVLSDLYALGAPIDDRSDTEHGVLIRARLPHREVRRFAAYLVAGDGLETAATT is encoded by the coding sequence GTGACGCTGCATCAGCCGAGCCCGGCGCCCGGTGCCGAGCCCGAGCACGGGTTCCTCCTCGCCGTGCTCCCGAAGGGCGCCGACGCCGAGTCCGAGCTGGCGGAGCTGCGCGAGCTCGCGCGCACGGCAGGGGTCGTGCCGGTTGGCGAGATGGTGCAGCACCGCGACCAGCCCGACCGGCGCAGCTACGTCGGCAAGGGCAAGCTCGCCGGGCTCGAGGACGCGTTCGTCGCCTCGGGCGCCGACGTGCTGCTCGTCGACGGCGAGCTCGAGCCGACGCAGCAGCGCACGCTCGAGAACGCCCTCGACGCGCGCGTCGTCGACCGCACGCTGCTGATCCTCGACATCTTCGCCCAGCACGCCGTCAGCGCCGAGGGCAAGCTGCAGGTGGAGCTCGCCCAGCTCGAGTACCAGCTGCCGCGCATGCGCGGCATGTGGAGACATCTCGAGCGCCTCGGCGGCGGTGTCGGCACGCGCGGCCCCGGCGAGTCGCAGCTCGAGACCGACCGTCGCCTCGCCCGCCGGCGGGTGAGCCAGCTGCGCGAGCGGCTGCGCGCGCTGCGCAGTCAGCGTGCTGTGCGCCGCAAGGAGCGGAGCCGCTCGGAGACGCCGACGGTGGCGCTCGCCGGCTACACGAACGTCGGCAAGTCGACGCTCCTGAACGCGCTCACCGGCGCCGACGTCTCGATCGAGAATCGCCTCTTCGAGACGCTCGACCCGACCACGCGCGACTTCGACCACGACGGCAAGCGCTACCTCGTCACCGACACCGTCGGCTTCATCCGCCGCCTGCCCACGCAGCTCGTGGAGGGATTCGCGTCGACGCTGGAGGAGACGCTCGTCGCCGACCTCGTGCTCCACGTCGTCGACGCCTCGCTGCCGGAGGACGCGATGCACGAGCAGATCGCCGCCGTCGACGCGGTGCTGGCGGACATCGGCGGCGGCGAGCTGCCGGTGGAGCTCGTGCTCAACAAGGCCGACCGTCTCGACCCGCTCGCTCGCCGGCGGCTCGCGAACCGGTTTCCGCAGGCACTGCAGATCTCCGCGGCGACCGGGGAGGGGCTCGACGCCCTGCGCGGGCGCATCGCCGACCTGTTCGCCGACCGCTTCGAGGACGTACGTCTGCTCGTGCCCTACGACGAGGGGCGGGTGCTCTCCGACCTGTACGCGCTGGGCGCGCCGATCGACGATCGCAGCGACACCGAGCACGGCGTGCTCATCCGGGCGAGGCTCCCTCATCGCGAGGTGCGGCGCTTTGCCGCCTATCTCGTCGCAGGCGACGGCCTGGAGACGGCTGCGACGACGTGA
- the dut gene encoding dUTP diphosphatase, whose protein sequence is MIELEVIRLRDGAVLPAQAYPGDAGLDLVSCEHVRLDPGQRGVVGTGVAVSVPAGHAGLVIPRSGLAARKGITIVNAPGLIDSGYRGELRVILLNTGTEEPFDVEPGMRIAQLVVVPAPAVRLVEVGHLEQSERGAAGLGSSGLR, encoded by the coding sequence GTGATCGAGCTCGAGGTCATCCGCCTGCGCGACGGCGCGGTGCTCCCGGCGCAGGCATACCCGGGCGACGCCGGGCTCGACCTCGTCTCCTGTGAGCACGTCCGGCTCGATCCCGGGCAGCGGGGAGTGGTGGGGACCGGTGTCGCCGTCTCCGTGCCGGCCGGCCATGCCGGCCTCGTGATCCCGCGCTCGGGCCTTGCCGCGCGCAAGGGGATCACGATCGTGAACGCCCCGGGGCTGATCGACTCGGGCTACCGCGGCGAGCTGCGGGTGATCCTGCTCAACACCGGCACGGAGGAGCCGTTCGACGTCGAACCCGGCATGCGCATCGCGCAGCTCGTCGTCGTCCCCGCGCCGGCCGTTCGCCTCGTCGAGGTGGGGCATCTCGAGCAGAGCGAGCGGGGCGCTGCCGGCCTCGGCTCCTCGGGCCTGCGGTGA
- a CDS encoding NUDIX hydrolase, with amino-acid sequence MNPEPRIRVSAILRWHGGILLCRHEKRGAQRWLLPGGGVRGGETLTQALQRELAEETGLLEGGDELPLEGPVAIVDSISPERSLWSKHVVHVVFAAELDGSLADVVSHDDAVRGHRLFALDELDGIALHPPIARFLQRWQPGDPCIYLGSLWAP; translated from the coding sequence GTGAACCCCGAGCCGCGCATCCGCGTCTCCGCGATCCTGCGCTGGCACGGGGGCATCCTGCTCTGCCGCCACGAGAAGCGCGGTGCCCAGCGCTGGCTGCTGCCGGGCGGCGGCGTGCGCGGCGGCGAGACCCTGACACAGGCGTTGCAGCGCGAGCTCGCCGAGGAGACCGGCCTGCTCGAGGGCGGCGACGAGCTGCCGCTGGAGGGCCCCGTCGCGATCGTCGACTCGATCTCGCCGGAGCGCAGCCTGTGGTCGAAGCACGTCGTGCACGTCGTCTTCGCCGCTGAGCTCGACGGGTCGCTCGCCGACGTCGTCTCCCACGACGACGCCGTTCGCGGCCACCGCCTGTTCGCGCTCGACGAGCTCGACGGCATCGCCCTGCACCCGCCGATCGCGCGCTTCCTGCAGCGCTGGCAGCCGGGCGATCCCTGCATCTACCTCGGGTCGCTGTGGGCGCCGTGA
- a CDS encoding tyrosine-protein phosphatase — MSARALPWDGCHNVRDLGGLPTASGGRTRAGVVIRADSIGHLTPRGRERALAAGVRRVVDLRFPGEEGGEPGARTAVEVVRVSLFGERDAAQEAAFDERVRDADDVAAAFADGYVAALERNRGRVGEAVTAVAEADGPVVVHCLAGKDRTGIVSALLLAAAGVPDGVVAADYALSEPNMLGLFGEWVAASRDEGEHRLRSRLIMAPAAAMAAVLHWLRTSAGGAEEYLRSAGVDDPELRRLRARLAG, encoded by the coding sequence GTGAGTGCCCGTGCGCTGCCCTGGGACGGCTGCCACAACGTCCGCGACCTGGGAGGGCTGCCGACTGCCTCGGGCGGTCGCACGCGGGCGGGCGTGGTGATACGGGCCGATAGCATCGGGCACCTGACGCCGCGCGGGCGCGAGCGCGCGCTGGCGGCCGGCGTGAGGCGCGTCGTCGACCTGCGCTTCCCCGGCGAGGAAGGCGGCGAGCCGGGCGCACGCACGGCCGTCGAGGTGGTGCGCGTCTCGCTCTTCGGCGAGCGCGACGCGGCCCAGGAGGCGGCGTTCGACGAGCGCGTGCGCGACGCCGACGACGTCGCCGCCGCGTTCGCGGACGGCTATGTCGCCGCGCTCGAGCGCAATCGCGGGCGCGTCGGCGAGGCCGTCACGGCGGTCGCCGAGGCAGACGGGCCGGTCGTCGTTCACTGCCTCGCGGGCAAGGATCGCACGGGAATCGTCTCGGCGCTGCTGCTCGCCGCCGCCGGCGTGCCGGACGGCGTCGTCGCCGCCGACTACGCGCTGAGCGAGCCGAACATGCTCGGGCTGTTCGGGGAGTGGGTGGCGGCGTCTCGCGACGAGGGAGAGCATCGCCTGCGCTCGCGCCTCATCATGGCGCCGGCGGCGGCGATGGCGGCGGTGCTGCATTGGCTGCGCACGTCGGCGGGCGGGGCGGAGGAGTACCTGCGCTCCGCCGGTGTCGACGACCCGGAGCTTCGACGGCTGCGCGCCCGCCTCGCCGGCTGA
- a CDS encoding type 1 glutamine amidotransferase → MKVRVAHLYPDYLNIYADRGNIAVLERRARLRGHTLDVTGVGPGDGLPDGGVDLFYVGGGQDREQALVAPDLAARGEAIRAAVAAGAALLAVCGGYQLLGRGYRGRDGSWLAGAALFPLETVAGETRMIGDVLIECSFAPGAPQTVAGFENHAGRTLLDPGAEPLGRVVAGFGNDGRSGYEGCRVGTAIGTYLHGPLLPRNPWLADWLLARALENAGAAAALEPLPDELERAAHAVAAQRARARGGKA, encoded by the coding sequence GTGAAGGTCCGCGTCGCGCACCTGTATCCCGACTACCTGAACATCTACGCCGATCGCGGCAACATCGCGGTTCTCGAGCGCCGCGCACGGCTCCGCGGCCACACGCTCGACGTGACGGGCGTCGGCCCCGGCGACGGGCTCCCGGACGGCGGCGTCGACCTCTTCTACGTGGGCGGCGGTCAGGATCGCGAGCAGGCGCTCGTCGCGCCCGACCTCGCGGCGCGCGGCGAGGCGATTCGCGCGGCGGTCGCTGCCGGCGCCGCGCTGCTCGCGGTGTGCGGCGGCTACCAGCTGCTCGGACGCGGCTATCGGGGACGCGACGGCTCATGGCTCGCCGGCGCGGCGCTGTTCCCGCTCGAGACGGTCGCCGGCGAAACGCGGATGATCGGCGACGTGCTGATCGAATGCTCCTTCGCCCCCGGAGCGCCGCAGACGGTGGCGGGGTTCGAGAACCACGCAGGCCGCACGCTGCTCGACCCCGGTGCGGAGCCGCTCGGACGGGTCGTCGCCGGCTTCGGGAACGACGGCCGCTCCGGCTACGAGGGCTGCAGGGTCGGCACCGCGATCGGCACGTACCTGCACGGCCCGCTGCTGCCGCGGAACCCCTGGCTCGCCGACTGGCTGCTCGCCCGCGCCCTCGAGAACGCGGGCGCCGCCGCGGCCCTGGAGCCGCTCCCCGACGAGCTCGAACGGGCCGCCCACGCGGTCGCGGCGCAGCGCGCGCGCGCGCGCGGCGGCAAGGCGTAA
- a CDS encoding MurT ligase domain-containing protein, which produces MGARLALERSAARLVGRLSRAAGCGGGTTLPGKLLWKVDPTAIDALAARLPLGSALVSATNGKTTTSAMAAGILGRRRRLAWNNSGANLASGVASTLLEAKGAELGLFEVDEFALPEVMRRTAPRAVALANLFRDQLDRYGELEHVAERWRAAVAALPRSTTLVVNADDPLVAELADGRPAALRFGVDDARVARAALQHAADSKYCVRCGTPYDYAAAYVGHLGDYRCPRCGHARPVLDVVARAIELQGLDATVFDLVTPAGTGRVRLPLPGLYNVYNALAAASLCLALDASLDDVVAGLEGFSAAFGRFERIDGGGRGILMLLIKNPAGANEAVRTLVEGGVPPALVVALNDAIADGRDVSWIWDVDFEPLLERAQRIVAAGDRAAELALRFTYAGFPPGRLEVVPGLEAALDRGLALVPPGGELGVLPTYTAMLQLRAIAAERGLVKPYWEGAA; this is translated from the coding sequence ATGGGAGCACGCCTCGCGCTCGAGAGATCCGCGGCCCGGCTCGTCGGCCGGCTGTCGCGCGCCGCGGGGTGCGGCGGCGGCACGACGCTGCCCGGAAAGCTGCTGTGGAAGGTCGATCCGACTGCGATCGACGCGCTCGCAGCGCGGCTTCCTCTCGGCAGCGCGCTCGTGTCGGCGACGAACGGCAAGACGACGACGTCCGCGATGGCGGCGGGCATCCTCGGCCGGCGCCGCCGTCTTGCCTGGAACAACTCGGGCGCCAATCTCGCCTCCGGCGTCGCGTCCACGCTGCTCGAGGCGAAGGGCGCGGAGCTCGGGCTGTTCGAGGTCGACGAGTTCGCCCTGCCCGAGGTGATGCGGCGGACAGCTCCCCGGGCGGTCGCGCTCGCGAACCTGTTCCGCGACCAGCTCGACCGCTACGGCGAGCTGGAGCACGTCGCCGAGCGCTGGCGCGCCGCCGTGGCCGCTCTCCCCCGCTCCACCACCCTCGTCGTCAACGCCGACGATCCGCTCGTCGCGGAGCTCGCCGACGGCCGCCCGGCCGCCCTCCGCTTCGGTGTCGACGACGCGCGGGTCGCGCGCGCGGCGCTCCAGCACGCGGCCGATTCGAAGTACTGCGTGCGCTGCGGCACGCCCTACGACTACGCAGCCGCCTACGTCGGCCATCTCGGCGACTACCGCTGCCCGCGCTGCGGCCACGCCCGGCCCGTGCTCGACGTCGTGGCTCGGGCGATCGAGCTGCAGGGGCTCGACGCGACCGTCTTCGACCTCGTCACGCCCGCCGGCACGGGCAGGGTGCGCCTGCCTCTGCCCGGCCTCTACAACGTCTACAACGCGCTCGCCGCCGCGTCCCTCTGCCTCGCGCTCGACGCCTCCCTCGACGACGTCGTCGCCGGCCTCGAGGGCTTCAGTGCGGCGTTCGGCCGCTTCGAGCGCATCGACGGCGGCGGCCGCGGCATCCTGATGCTGCTGATCAAGAACCCCGCCGGCGCCAACGAGGCCGTGCGCACGCTCGTCGAAGGAGGCGTCCCGCCGGCGCTCGTCGTCGCGCTCAACGACGCGATCGCCGACGGGCGTGACGTGTCGTGGATCTGGGACGTCGACTTCGAGCCGTTGCTCGAGCGGGCGCAGCGCATCGTCGCCGCCGGCGACCGTGCCGCCGAGCTCGCGCTGCGCTTCACCTATGCCGGGTTTCCTCCCGGGCGCCTCGAGGTCGTGCCCGGCCTCGAGGCGGCACTCGACCGCGGGCTCGCGCTCGTCCCGCCCGGCGGCGAGCTCGGCGTCCTCCCCACGTACACGGCGATGCTGCAGCTGCGCGCGATCGCCGCCGAGCGCGGGCTCGTGAAGCCGTACTGGGAAGGAGCCGCGTGA